The nucleotide window TACAATTAGCCAAACAAACCGACAAAATATTAGTTGATGATCGAGAGGATCTCCATCATTGATATAAGTATGATTAATGTTTGACTAtgtatataaaactaattttcgTTAACATGCATCTATGTACGTATCCATATGTGATACATTTTGTGTATATTACATACGTCATATTCACGTTTTATAGATAAGTTACAAATATATACCCAAGTGGCCTAGTGGTTACAATAATTATCATCAAATTCTAAAGCAACACAGGAAATTTAAATTCTGTTTCTTGTCTTGTTCATTTATATAGAAATTCTACTCTATTAAACTAATAGTCAAACTATATATATGCTTAATTCCCTGATGTAATCCATTATTGCCATAACAAAACCCTATTAAGTGATACTTGACATGatttacaattttaaatttcatcTCTTTTctagatatatttttattaagtttcaTATCTCATCTGCTTATATCATCAATATTATAGattcaatctattaaattaaactgtcagttaaatgattttttagttatttttgttGAATAGGAAACAGTTGAACTTTAAGCCTTTGACGCAGTAAAATTATTTTGACCAAAACTCAAAATAAGACCAACAAATCTTTTGAAAGAAAAACCAAATACCTCACGTGCCTTAATCTTCCCGGTTCCAAGTTTCCGGTGGCTGTCACCGCCGCCAATCTCGCCGGAGCTCTCCCTATAGAAACTTAAAATCTTATCCGCGATCTCAGAATCATCATTGCTCTCCTCCATGAACTTTGTAATCTGAGAACGAGGCAGCCTAAACCTCACGCTCGTTTGACcaggcccaagcccaagcccatcGCCGCCGTCTGATCTACCAACCGCCACGTCCGAAACCGTTCTTCGAGAAAGCATGAGCATCTCCAACCGCTCCTTCGCGCCGACGTGAATTCCGGACATCACTCGCCGTAACGGAAGCTTATTATCAGTTCCCGACGTCGTCTCCGGCGGAAGCTTCGGAAGCTCGACGAGAAAATACGTCTTCTTGGGTTTCAAGAGCTGGCTCGGCTCGAGCGGTTTCGAACGTACTCCGAAGTGTTTAACAGCTTCGGAGTCTAACAGCACGTAGCCGGGATAATCCGCCGTGACTTCTCTCGCCGTCGCCGGAGTTTTAATGCGGAAAACCTCACCGTCGATTTTCATCACTTTGGCTCTCTTTCTCTTAATCGTGATGCTGTTTCCCATTTTCTCTTGCTTTTTGTTACGCGTGGATGATGTGAAATGTCATAAAGCGGCAACATGGtgtatttatatatgataaGAGGTTTgggtttataaatatatatttttagttataatatGTGTGAAGCTGCGAAATTTAACAGAGATTCGTTCTAATCCCCTCTTTTTGTAAAGTCTTTAACgttgaaatatttttcataacgGTTTGAAAAGAATATTAATCTTGAATATGTCGGTCCATGCTAAATTCGTAATACatttaataatatgatttatTACAACTTTTGTTCGTTTGTTTATTAGAGACTTTTAACAGGCAATCTAGAATTAGCTTGGATATTTAAATGTTAATGACTGTAACTACCGTTCGTGCTTTTCGTGCTACGTATTTTTCAAGTTGTATGTTGTAATTCGTGTATGTAAGACTCATGGCTCATGTATCCATATTATAATGTAAGGAATATAATGAAGACAAAAAACTTATATGAAAAtggtataattttattttgtgctCATTCTTACTCACTTACAGTTTAAAGCTTACCTACGAAAATGATACTTAAGAATATAATAACCATGTTCGGTACACGGATGCTGCGTCAGCGGTGAGCTACCAAAATTATAACTGACTTCTTGTCCAAATTTGCGGAGAACACCGCTGGTAGCCGTACTTTTCACCATTAAAATTAGATGCAGCACTCGTTTAATTGCCGCTATTTTACACAACGTCACGGAAAACACCGTGCAACCTTTGTAAAATGTAATCGCAGCGGCAGCGGCAGGTCAATTTTTCTCCACTATTTATTTTTCCTATTTTGATGTGTAAATTTTGATCGCTGGAAGTGGTTGCAGCCCGAGTACGGAGTACCGAACATGGCAACTATGTCATTTCTAGATTATTTATTGATCCATCCATTTGTATTAAGAGTTTagatattaacatattttatgatattttggtCATAGCAGTAAAAAGTACAAATAAAAGTACTTAATTTATACGAAAGAGTATGCTTATATTAACTAAAATCAATGTTTactattcataatcattaagaTTATTCAACCAAAAAGATTATTATCTATACTACTCTtgaataagtaaaaaaaaaaggcaacaTGATAATACCGGGACGTGTGTTGAGATGGTCAAACAAAGCATCCTTCATTTACTATTCTTTAGCATTCCACATAATCTAATGACAAACTTAGCCATCATTTCTAATGAAAAGTACAATAAAAACTCTATAATTAGCAAtatcaaaatatcatattttattaatttataaaaataataatattttaaaaaactttatcttatatatcagctaaaatatattttattttattataccaATTGGTATTTTGTGTATCAAAAATACAAATCttaaattatatatgaattttatatgtaattaaaaaaataacgcgaaaatattttattcatgttTATAAGAATCTTACACAAATTATATATAgtagttattaatttttttgagaaagatagtagttattaatttataaggTTAATATACTACatgtttatttcattttaaaaatattattatattattagtgTATGTTAGATTTTAAAATGGTCCAacctattattattttattatatttattaatttacagaGTTTATTCTGTATTTAAGTGCAAATGAAGACGAACTAGTTATGCTAGTTAAAATAACTGACTGTTAAATTTAGTTTATTACGGTGATTACCTTTACTGTGTTAATTAGTAAGCTTCGGGGAATATGTAGCATCGGTTGTTAGGCATTGGTTGTTAGGCATCTCTGCAAACGAGAAAAGACGGTTGAGAACTTGAGATAGTTAACCAGTTATTATAAGACTCGCATATAATTTTTGACTTTAATGTGAATCAAAAATACACAAGGCCACATTACATTTGATGTAGATCAGTACACATCTAATCAAATCAGTAAGATATAAAT belongs to Brassica rapa cultivar Chiifu-401-42 chromosome A07, CAAS_Brap_v3.01, whole genome shotgun sequence and includes:
- the LOC103831109 gene encoding uncharacterized protein At1g66480 isoform X1; the encoded protein is MGNSITIKRKRAKVMKIDGEVFRIKTPATAREVTADYPGYVLLDSEAVKHFGVRSKPLEPSQLLKPKKTYFLVELPKLPPETTSGTDNKLPLRRVMSGIHVGAKERLEMLMLSRRTVSDVAVGRSDGGDGLGLGPGQTSVRFRLPRSQITKFMEESNDDSEIADKILSFYRESSGEIGGGDSHRKLGTGKIKAREKQVSFAGDGGRELPVLWSRTGNQSSSIG
- the LOC103831109 gene encoding uncharacterized protein At1g66480 isoform X2 — its product is MGNSITIKRKRAKVMKIDGEVFRIKTPATAREVTADYPGYVLLDSEAVKHFGVRSKPLEPSQLLKPKKTYFLVELPKLPPETTSGTDNKLPLRRVMSGIHVGAKERLEMLMLSRRTVSDVAVGRSDGGDGLGLGPGQTSVRFRLPRSQITKFMEESNDDSEIADKILSFYRESSGEIGGGDSHRKLGTGKIKKQVSFAGDGGRELPVLWSRTGNQSSSIG